One window of Corvus moneduloides isolate bCorMon1 chromosome 13, bCorMon1.pri, whole genome shotgun sequence genomic DNA carries:
- the FOXB1 gene encoding forkhead box protein B1, translated as MPRPGRNTYSDQKPPYSYISLTAMAIQSSPEKMLPLSEIYKFIMDRFPYYRENTQRWQNSLRHNLSFNDCFIKIPRRPDQPGKGSFWALHPSCGDMFENGSFLRRRKRFKVVKSDHLAPSKPADAAQYLQQQAKLRLSALAATGTHLPQMSTYNLGVSQPSSFKHPFAIENIIAREYKMPGGLAFSTMQPMPAAYPLPNQLTTVGSSIGTGWPHMYSSGMIDTATPISMASSEYGAYGVPIKPLCHGGQTLPAIPVPIKPTPAAVPALPALPAPIPTILSNSPPSLSPTSSQTATSQSSPATPSETLTSPAPALHSVAVH; from the coding sequence ATGCCTCGCCCGGGCAGAAACACTTACAGTGATCAGAAGCCTCCCTACTCCTACATCTCGCTGACCGCCATGGCGATCCAGAGCTCCCCGGAGAAGATGCTGCCCCTGAGCGAGATCTACAAGTTCATCATGGACCGCTTCCCCTACTACCGGGAGAACACACAGCGCTGGCAGAACTCCCTCCGCCACAACCTCTCCTTCAACGACTGCTTCATCAAGATCCCGCGCCGCCCCGACCAGCCGGGCAAGGGCAGCTTCTGGGCTCTGCACCCCAGCTGCGGGGACATGTTCGAGAACGGCAGCTTCCTGCGCCGCCGCAAGCGCTTCAAGGTGGTCAAGTCGGACCACCTGGCCCCCAGTAAGCCAGCCGACGCGGCGCAGTACCTGCAGCAGCAAGCGAAGCTGCGGCTCAGCGCCCTTGCGGCCACCGGCACCCACCTGCCCCAGATGTCCACGTACAACCTCGGCGTGTCCCAGCCCTCCAGCTTCAAGCACCCCTTCGCCATCGAGAACATCATCGCCAGAGAGTACAAGATGCCCGGGGGCCTCGCCTTTTCCACGATGCAGCCCATGCCTGCCGCCTACCCCCTCCCCAATCAGTTGACTACGGTGGGCAGCTCCATTGGCACGGGCTGGCCCCACATGTACAGCTCCGGCATGATCGACACCGCCACCCCCATCTCCATGGCCAGCAGCGAGTACGGCGCCTACGGCGTGCCCATCAAACCGCTCTGCCATGGTGGGCAGACTTTGCCGgccatccccgtccccatcaAGCCTACCCCTGCCGCGGTGCCGGCCCTGCCCGCCCTGCCTGCGCCCATCCCCACCATCCTCTCGAACTCGCCGCCCTCCCTCAGCCCCACGTCCTCGCAGACGGCCACCAGCCAAAGCAGCCCGGCCACCCCTAGCGAGACTCTCACCAGCCCGGCGCCCGCCCTGCACTCCGTGGCGGTGCACTGA